A genomic segment from Oncorhynchus clarkii lewisi isolate Uvic-CL-2024 chromosome 12, UVic_Ocla_1.0, whole genome shotgun sequence encodes:
- the LOC139422553 gene encoding galactose-3-O-sulfotransferase 2-like produces the protein MTLRWLFTQLWRHRVMGLLMALCVTLLLMLLATQSLQHPSHYGGHKGHKVEEKGALSDNAPPNTPVPSHTAPNRRKEVQTPNLQHQRDPNGDIFMRTRRSPPPVAFLKTHKTGSSTVQNLMFRLGEKENLTFAFPYYAYQFSYPDRFRADFVDELPPGSSQFDMLCSHMRLDLGQLKQVMPKNTIYITLLRDPLQTFESVFSYYTSTVPAFTLAKKAADTANRKSALSVFLEAPESYWDPTEPGNGLARNPMSFDLGLSSQEWNASWPMELTQLEEAFQLVMIAEHFDESLVLLGALLQLEPEELAYVHLNVRAPSDITPIEEDTKARLWAWNSLDVLLYNLFLQVFWEKAEQYGLGRLKREVTLLRASTQRLRQKCVARGGVPPGELEDLVRPWQTDTVTILGYKVRGNLTLQEEGLCVRLVLPELQYHSHLYFQQYGHDMRSIPTD, from the exons ATGACCCTCCGCTGGTTGTTCACCCAACTTTGGAGACACCGTGTGATGGGTCTCCTGATGGCTTTGTGTGTCACCTTGTTACTCATGCTCCTGGCTACTCAGTCATTGCAGCATCCAAG CCACTATGGTGGGCACAAGGGCCataaggtggaggagaagggagCACTTTCCGACAATGCTCCTCCAAACACCCCCGTCCCATCTCACACTGCCCCTAACAGGAGGAAGGAGGTTCAGACACCCAATCTGCAGCATCAAAGAGATCCCAATGGGGACATCTTTATGAGGACAAGGAGGAGCCCTCCACCTGTAGCTTTCCTCAAAACACACAAGACTGGAAGCAGCACTGTCCAGAATCTGATGTTCCGCCTTGGGGAGAAGGAGAACCTCACTTTCGCCTTCCCCTATTACGCATACCAGTTCAGCTACCCAGATAG GTTCCGAGCAGACTTTGTAGATGAGCTGCCACCGGGTTCCTCTCAGTTCGACATGCTCTGCAGCCACATGCGGCTGGACCTGGGACAGCTGAAACAGGTGATGCCCAAGAACACTATCTACATCACCCTGCTGCGTGATCCTCTACAGACCTTTGAGTCCGTTTTCAGCTACTACACTTCCACTGTACCTGCCTTCACTCTAGCCAAAAAGGCAGCTGACACAGCTAACAGGAAGTCAGCCCTCTCAGTCTTCCTGGAGGCCCCAGAGTCCTACTGGGACCCTACAGAACCTGGGAATGGCCTAGCCAGGAACCCTATGAGCTTTGACCTGGGCCTCAGCAGCCAAGAGTGGAACGCATCCTGGCCCATGGAGCTGACTCAGCTGGAGGAGGCCTTCCAGCTGGTAATGATTGCTGAGCACTTTGATGAGTCTCTGGTTCTCCTGGGGGCTCTGCTGCAGCTGGAGCCTGAGGAGCTGGCCTATGTGCACCTGAATGTCCGCGCCCCCTCGGACATCACCCCGATAGAGGAGGACACCAAGGCCAGGCTCTGGGCCTGGAACAGTCTGGATGTGCTGCTCTACAACTTATTTCTGCAGGTGTTCTGGGAGAAAGCTGAGCAGTATGGCCTGGGGAGACTGAAAAGGGAGGTGACCCTACTGAGGGCCTCCACACAGAGGCTCAGACAGAAGTGTGTGGCCAGAGGAGGAGTGCCCCCTGGTGAGCTGGAGGACCTGGTCAGGCCCTGGCAGACCGACACAGTCACCATCCTGGGATACAAGGTACGAGGGAACCTGACTCTGCAGGAAGAGGGGCTCTGTGTGCGACTAGTGCTGCCTGAGCTACAGTACCACTCTCACCTGTATTTCCAGCAGTATGGCCATGACATGAGGTCCATACCTACAGACTAA